The window AAAATCGGACATGAGGATATGACCAGAAACCTCACCCTGGGAGGCTTGACCGGGCAGTTTGGGGCATTCCTTGATAATGTACAGATTGCAGACGGAGAAGGAGGGAATAAGATCCTCATGTACTCCAGCAAGACAGAAGGCTTAGAAAAATATCTCACCAATGTTTATGACGGGATATGGCCTTCCCTTTCTGATTCTGATTATAAGATCAACCGGATTGACGGAAAGGCATTCATCAGCCCGGAAGGCTACTTTTCCAGGGAAGTCATTTCCATATACACAACGATAACCGAAGACGAAGAAACCATGGACCTGGTCATGAATATAAACTTAAATTATAAGGATCCGGGAAAAGCCGTTTCCATTGAATTTCCTTCCACAGAAGGATTTGAAGAAGTCATCTATTAATAACAAAAAGGAGGAAGCCGCAGACGGCTCCCTCCTTTTTGTTCATCAATCCTTTAAACCGATATAAATATGGATAACCGCATCCTCCATGTCTTCGTTCTGATATTCCTCAAAATCACAGACAAAGGCTCTTGGCAGATCCAGCTTCCAAAGCTCCTGCCAGAATTCTGCTACCGCCTTTACCATGTTTCCTCTTACCACAAACTTGGCATACGTCCCATCCGGAATGGTCCTTGCCACCGTGCCTTCGGGAATGTCATCTGCAGCTTCTACTTCACAGGCTGTTATTACGCTGTAATCATCCATTTCCGCCCCGTCATAATCCGTATAAATTCCCAGAGCCTTGTTATTGCTCTTATTTTTAATGGCAGAATAAACCCCCCTGCCGTAAAAGCTCTCCCACATGCCCCCGATCACATTTCCCATGTCCGGTGATCCATTGTTTGTCCGGGCCATCAGCCCCACTGCCTTTTTTTCCTTTAGAAAAACCTTCTCAAAATCCATTCTGCTTACCTCTTTTCTTCATATGGTAAGCCGATTGTAGCATATGGAACATGACATCTATATGTCACAATTCATCTGCTCTCCATTATTTTTCATAAGAATTTCTGTCTCTTTGCCTGATTTATAAAAGCGGATCAGGATGAATACCAGAATAACGGGAAACAGGACAGCTCCTAATATTCCAATTTTTAAATTATCCCCAAAATACCCGGAAACAATGCCTACAAAGGAAGGTCCCCCGGAACAGCCCAAATCGCCTGCCAGCGCCAGAAATGCAAACATTGCGGTTCCTCCCCCCCGCAAAGAAGCAGAGGCCATGCTAAAGGCTCCCGGCCACATGATGCCCACGGATAAGCCGCACAGCCCGCAGCCCAAAAGGCCCAAAGCCGGAAAAGGCGAAAGGGAAATCAGAAAATAAGAGCCTATGCAAAGAATCCCGCTTGCAATCATCGTCTTTTTCAAATTTACCTTTTCCCCGTATTTTCCATAAACAGCCCTTGAGGTTCCCATCATTACGGCAAAAAACATGGGACCCGTGAGATCTCCTACGGCCTTGCTCACTCCCAGCCCTTTCTCCGCAAATGCAGACGCCCACTGGCTTACCGCCTGCTCACTGGCCCCGGCACATATCATGAGAAGCATGAATCCCCAGAATATCCGTTTTCCAATAAGGGCCTTTAAGGAAAGACCTTCATCCTCTTCCACAAGAGGAGCAATGGGCACCTTAAAA of the Lacrimispora indolis DSM 755 genome contains:
- a CDS encoding GyrI-like domain-containing protein, with translation MDFEKVFLKEKKAVGLMARTNNGSPDMGNVIGGMWESFYGRGVYSAIKNKSNNKALGIYTDYDGAEMDDYSVITACEVEAADDIPEGTVARTIPDGTYAKFVVRGNMVKAVAEFWQELWKLDLPRAFVCDFEEYQNEDMEDAVIHIYIGLKD
- a CDS encoding MFS transporter; the protein is MNKDYTKTVHACFLSYIVQAIINNFVPLLFLTFQSEYGISLSRITMLVTLNFGIQLLVDLLSAGVIDRVGYRASMITAHVLSAIGLISLTVLPGLFSQAWMGLFISVAIYAAGGGLLEVLVSPIVEACPTDNKEKAMSMLHSFYCWGHVAVVLVSTIFFAVAGLKSWRLLALFWALVPVVNMILFFKVPIAPLVEEDEGLSLKALIGKRIFWGFMLLMICAGASEQAVSQWASAFAEKGLGVSKAVGDLTGPMFFAVMMGTSRAVYGKYGEKVNLKKTMIASGILCIGSYFLISLSPFPALGLLGCGLCGLSVGIMWPGAFSMASASLRGGGTAMFAFLALAGDLGCSGGPSFVGIVSGYFGDNLKIGILGAVLFPVILVFILIRFYKSGKETEILMKNNGEQMNCDI